The Actinomyces sp. oral taxon 414 genome has a segment encoding these proteins:
- a CDS encoding YwiC-like family protein yields the protein MSQSRPSPPSRPSREESQDPSPAPGAPSSPSADPAARPARARTASAIPYHQSRPGPEDDIMLATGRPRGAPESATVRERVEAARAKQERIRRQPGRKAWVPNQHGAYSMLVLPPIIGWIVGGFSWVNLLLLPAWWDAYLTYWAWSQWLRTRSPRRRQLLLLPLLVYTCSTACLGLITLLVAPYLLGWAAPLVPLFAIAAWEVWRGRERSLLSGLATTAAASLMSAVTYSLAVGGAGGFLGTGGASGLPGSSLNGALTGWAWMWVVTASTAAYFCGTVPYIKSMIRERFNRPLLAGTVAAHALVAAAAVWLAAGGYLGWPHAVVWVALAVRSLAMPLRQWKLAGERRPMPPRTLGRTEMLFTAAFLITIAL from the coding sequence ATGAGTCAGTCGCGTCCATCCCCGCCCTCCCGGCCCTCCCGCGAGGAGAGCCAGGATCCGTCGCCGGCGCCGGGCGCGCCGTCGTCGCCCTCGGCCGACCCGGCGGCGCGCCCGGCCCGTGCCCGTACCGCCTCCGCCATCCCCTATCACCAGTCCAGGCCCGGCCCCGAGGACGACATCATGCTCGCCACCGGCCGCCCGCGCGGGGCCCCCGAGTCCGCCACGGTGCGCGAGCGCGTCGAGGCCGCCAGGGCCAAGCAGGAGAGGATCCGCCGCCAACCCGGCCGCAAGGCGTGGGTGCCCAACCAGCACGGCGCCTACTCGATGCTCGTGCTACCGCCCATCATCGGTTGGATCGTGGGCGGCTTCAGCTGGGTGAACCTGCTGCTCCTGCCCGCCTGGTGGGACGCCTATCTCACCTACTGGGCCTGGTCGCAGTGGCTGCGCACGCGCTCGCCGCGCCGCCGTCAGCTCCTCCTGCTGCCGCTGCTCGTCTACACCTGCTCCACCGCCTGCCTGGGGCTGATCACGCTCCTCGTGGCGCCCTACCTGCTGGGCTGGGCGGCACCACTGGTCCCGCTCTTCGCCATCGCCGCGTGGGAGGTGTGGCGGGGGCGCGAGCGCTCCCTGCTCTCCGGTCTGGCGACGACGGCGGCCGCGAGCCTCATGTCGGCCGTGACCTACAGCCTCGCGGTCGGCGGCGCGGGCGGCTTCCTGGGCACGGGCGGGGCGAGCGGACTGCCCGGGTCGAGCCTGAACGGGGCACTGACGGGCTGGGCGTGGATGTGGGTGGTCACGGCGTCGACCGCCGCCTACTTCTGCGGGACGGTCCCCTACATCAAGTCGATGATCCGCGAGCGCTTCAACAGGCCCCTGCTGGCCGGGACGGTGGCGGCGCACGCGCTCGTCGCGGCGGCCGCGGTATGGCTGGCGGCCGGGGGGTACCTGGGGTGGCCGCACGCGGTCGTGTGGGTGGCGCTGGCGGTGCGCTCCCTTGCCATGCCGCTGCGGCAGTGGAAACTGGCCGGGGAGAGGCGGCCGATGCCTCCGCGGACTCTGGGGCGCACGGAGATGCTCTTCACCGCGGCCTTCCTGATTACGATCGCGCTCTGA
- a CDS encoding type II toxin-antitoxin system Phd/YefM family antitoxin, translating to MRTITKRELNQHTAAALAQVTDTADLVVTERGEPRWRISSVHGADTTLAQLEREGRYTPPSSTPAPWPRHPGGRTYTAAEADALLDEARGDH from the coding sequence ATGCGAACGATCACTAAGCGTGAGCTCAACCAGCATACGGCGGCGGCCCTCGCCCAGGTCACCGACACCGCCGACCTCGTGGTGACCGAGCGCGGTGAACCGCGCTGGCGGATCAGTTCAGTGCACGGCGCGGATACGACGCTGGCGCAGTTGGAGCGGGAGGGGCGCTACACCCCGCCGTCATCGACACCCGCGCCCTGGCCCCGTCACCCGGGCGGGCGGACCTATACCGCAGCAGAGGCCGATGCGCTGCTCGACGAGGCGCGCGGGGACCACTGA
- a CDS encoding type II toxin-antitoxin system VapC family toxin, with product MPAGLIYLDSSVALRTILDVPERRRVQSWMQEAGTAFVSSRLLRTEVIRVLRRDGRPLGDGKPLLDRVGLIDITRRVHATAESIERHIKTLDALHLATALLIDEAVTVATHDHAMRAVAEHLGLLVVDPVEARE from the coding sequence GTGCCCGCCGGTCTTATCTACCTCGACTCCTCGGTGGCGCTCCGCACGATCCTGGACGTCCCCGAACGCCGACGGGTGCAGTCCTGGATGCAGGAGGCCGGGACGGCCTTCGTTTCCTCACGTCTTCTGCGCACGGAGGTGATCCGCGTCCTGCGACGCGACGGCAGGCCGCTCGGCGATGGCAAACCGCTCCTCGATCGGGTTGGTCTCATCGACATCACCCGCCGGGTGCACGCCACTGCCGAATCCATCGAGCGTCATATCAAGACTCTTGACGCCCTGCACCTGGCGACGGCGCTCCTCATCGACGAGGCGGTCACCGTTGCGACCCACGATCATGCGATGAGAGCCGTCGCCGAGCACCTCGGCCTGCTCGTCGTCGACCCCGTCGAAGCGCGGGAGTGA
- the hisC gene encoding histidinol-phosphate transaminase has product MSRLHIRRAVATLPAYVPGARPAGPDTAKLSSNEMPYPAQESVVEAIRRAAGGVNRYPQMTGEDLVAALAARHGVGTGDVVVGNGSVALIQHVLDTVCDEGDDVVLPWRSFEAYPICVAVAGARAVRVPLTADGRHDVPAMLAAVTRRTRALLVCAPNNPTGPALRAAELEALVGGVPDDVLVLVDEAYIDFVTDPAVGDALTLLGRHPNLVVSRTFSKAHALAGMRVGYLVGESGIISAIRSVATPFGVCLPAQAAALAALEPVALAETARRAGLVAAERDRVVAGLREQGWAVPEAQGNFFWLGVGSATTALTEHFRSAGILVRPFAGEGVRVSVGTPGENDRVLAAVASFPLPLPLAETGGNDTRNRRK; this is encoded by the coding sequence ATGAGCCGCCTCCACATCCGCCGGGCCGTCGCCACCCTGCCCGCCTACGTCCCCGGGGCCCGCCCCGCCGGCCCCGACACCGCCAAGCTGTCCAGCAACGAGATGCCCTACCCCGCCCAGGAGAGCGTCGTCGAGGCGATCCGCCGGGCGGCGGGCGGCGTCAACCGCTACCCGCAGATGACCGGGGAGGACCTCGTCGCCGCGCTCGCGGCCCGCCACGGGGTCGGGACCGGCGACGTCGTCGTCGGCAACGGCTCGGTGGCCCTCATCCAGCACGTCCTCGACACTGTCTGCGACGAGGGGGACGACGTCGTCCTGCCGTGGCGGTCCTTCGAGGCCTACCCGATCTGCGTGGCGGTGGCCGGGGCGCGCGCGGTGCGGGTGCCGCTCACCGCCGACGGGCGCCACGACGTGCCGGCGATGCTCGCCGCCGTCACGCGGCGCACCCGTGCCCTCCTGGTCTGCGCCCCCAACAACCCCACCGGCCCGGCCCTGCGGGCGGCCGAACTCGAGGCGCTGGTGGGCGGCGTGCCCGACGACGTCCTCGTGCTCGTCGACGAGGCCTACATCGACTTCGTTACCGACCCGGCGGTGGGCGACGCCCTGACCCTGCTGGGGCGACACCCCAATCTCGTGGTCTCGCGCACCTTCTCCAAGGCCCACGCCCTGGCAGGGATGCGGGTGGGCTACCTGGTGGGCGAGAGCGGGATTATCTCGGCGATCCGCTCGGTGGCCACGCCCTTCGGTGTCTGCCTGCCCGCCCAGGCGGCCGCGCTGGCGGCCCTGGAGCCGGTCGCCCTGGCCGAGACCGCGCGGCGCGCGGGACTGGTGGCCGCCGAGCGGGACCGGGTGGTGGCGGGGCTGCGCGAGCAGGGCTGGGCCGTGCCCGAGGCGCAGGGCAATTTCTTCTGGCTCGGCGTCGGGTCGGCGACGACGGCGCTGACCGAGCACTTCCGCTCCGCCGGGATCCTGGTGCGGCCCTTCGCCGGCGAGGGCGTGCGGGTGAGCGTGGGCACCCCCGGGGAGAACGACCGCGTCCTGGCCGCCGTCGCCTCCTTCCCCCTCCCCCTCCCCCTCGCCGAAACCGGCGGAAACGACACGCGAAACCGGCGGAAGTGA
- a CDS encoding class I SAM-dependent methyltransferase: MSERQEQWEARYASVDRLWSGEPNEWLPELAADWTPGAALDIGCGEGDDALWLAGRGWKVTGVDLSPTAVGRLRDGARRAGLDGRVRALVLDVAAEPLPAGPFDLVTSFYVHGGPAPGALELESLLTDAAARVAPGGRLLTAVHCVNPPWHRHGARTYQPDELLAALGRACEGWGVELVEERRREAVGPDGAPGHRSDSVLCLRRPGR, encoded by the coding sequence ATGAGTGAGCGTCAGGAGCAGTGGGAGGCGCGCTACGCCTCCGTGGATCGCCTGTGGTCGGGCGAGCCCAACGAGTGGCTGCCCGAGCTGGCCGCCGACTGGACCCCCGGCGCCGCCCTCGACATCGGCTGCGGCGAGGGCGACGACGCCCTGTGGCTCGCCGGACGCGGCTGGAAGGTCACCGGCGTGGACCTGTCCCCCACCGCCGTCGGGCGCCTGCGGGACGGGGCGCGGCGGGCCGGCCTGGACGGGCGCGTCCGGGCCCTGGTCCTCGACGTCGCCGCCGAGCCCCTGCCGGCCGGCCCCTTCGACCTGGTGACCTCCTTCTACGTCCACGGCGGACCGGCGCCAGGCGCACTCGAACTGGAGTCCCTCCTGACCGACGCCGCCGCCCGCGTCGCCCCCGGAGGCCGCCTGCTCACCGCCGTCCACTGCGTCAACCCGCCCTGGCACCGCCACGGGGCCCGCACCTACCAGCCGGACGAGCTCCTCGCCGCCCTCGGGCGGGCCTGCGAGGGCTGGGGCGTCGAGCTCGTCGAGGAGCGCCGCCGCGAGGCCGTCGGGCCCGACGGCGCCCCCGGGCACCGCTCCGACTCCGTGCTCTGCCTGAGGCGGCCAGGGCGGTGA
- a CDS encoding class I SAM-dependent methyltransferase yields MRELLERWDATHRSTHMHGWDFSALEGRMTSEEPDWDFEAECRDALGALADAGGGTVLDMGTGGGERLAALLDSLDAGRRDRLDVVATEGWERNVPAARERLEPLGVRVEEHDPGRGDPLPLPDGGARLVMNRHEALDARDLARVLAPGGLLVCQQVDGTEVPEVHDWFGTRPAYPDVRLAVVAAALRGAGLDVEETEQWSGPMDFADVDALVAYWALVPWDVPEDFTVPGYAAVLERIHRESGGGPVRLTARRFRLRARRPL; encoded by the coding sequence GTGAGAGAACTACTCGAGCGCTGGGACGCGACCCATCGCTCCACTCACATGCACGGCTGGGACTTCTCCGCCCTGGAGGGCAGGATGACGAGCGAGGAGCCGGACTGGGACTTCGAGGCCGAGTGCCGGGACGCGCTCGGGGCCCTGGCCGACGCGGGCGGCGGCACCGTGCTCGACATGGGCACGGGCGGCGGCGAGCGCCTGGCCGCCCTCCTGGACTCCCTGGACGCCGGGCGTCGCGACCGCCTCGACGTCGTCGCCACCGAGGGCTGGGAGCGCAATGTGCCGGCGGCCCGCGAGCGCCTGGAGCCCCTGGGGGTGCGCGTCGAGGAGCACGACCCCGGGCGGGGCGATCCGCTGCCGCTGCCCGACGGCGGTGCGCGACTGGTCATGAATCGCCATGAGGCGCTCGACGCCCGTGACCTCGCCCGCGTCCTGGCCCCCGGCGGGCTCCTGGTCTGCCAGCAGGTCGATGGCACCGAGGTCCCCGAGGTCCACGACTGGTTCGGCACCCGGCCGGCATACCCGGACGTGCGCCTGGCGGTGGTGGCGGCCGCCCTGCGCGGGGCCGGGCTGGACGTGGAGGAGACCGAGCAGTGGTCGGGGCCCATGGATTTCGCCGACGTGGACGCCCTGGTCGCCTACTGGGCCCTGGTCCCCTGGGACGTCCCGGAGGACTTCACCGTGCCCGGCTATGCCGCGGTGCTGGAGCGCATCCATCGGGAGTCCGGCGGGGGGCCGGTGCGGCTGACGGCCCGCCGCTTCCGCCTCCGGGCCCGCCGCCCGCTCTGA
- a CDS encoding aminopeptidase C, producing the protein MTEPRAVDPAWVASRNAALLADPAARVAGNAVATTDVEKLTLDRAVVTSIDPSVSDLIPDAAITDQKHSGRCWAFAGLNVLRARLIKELNVESVELSQSFVYFHDKLEKAAAFLARAIADAERPLGDREVTAALQEPIGDGGWWPEFARLVAKYGMAPHYAMPDTDSAANSDAMNDHLATVLRRAALRLRAAVADGADPEPIRAAAMEDVHRMLTIHLGVPPKEFVWQYRDKDKAFHRVGTLTPREFADRYAPGLEEFVVVAHDPRPEIPLNTRFGIERTDLMVGEPVQEHVTASLEVLKAAAVAAIRDGEPVWFACDVAKQRDKKAGIWDAALHDYEGLYGVGLSMTKAERLVSRESALTHAMCLTGVDLLDGAPRRWRVENSWGEEVGEKGFHTMNDSWFDEYVFQVVVRVGRLPQEVRAALEVEPVMLPSWDPMF; encoded by the coding sequence ATGACCGAACCCCGCGCCGTCGACCCCGCCTGGGTCGCCTCCCGCAACGCCGCCCTCCTCGCCGACCCCGCCGCCCGCGTCGCCGGCAACGCCGTGGCCACCACCGACGTCGAGAAGCTCACCCTGGACCGCGCCGTCGTCACCTCGATCGACCCCTCGGTCTCCGACCTCATTCCCGACGCCGCCATCACCGACCAGAAGCACTCGGGCCGCTGCTGGGCCTTCGCCGGCCTCAACGTCCTGCGCGCCCGCCTCATCAAGGAGCTGAACGTGGAGTCGGTGGAGCTGAGTCAGAGCTTCGTCTACTTCCACGACAAGCTGGAGAAGGCCGCCGCCTTCCTGGCCCGGGCCATCGCCGACGCCGAACGGCCGCTGGGCGACCGGGAGGTGACCGCGGCCCTGCAAGAGCCGATCGGCGACGGCGGCTGGTGGCCGGAGTTCGCCCGGCTCGTGGCCAAGTACGGGATGGCGCCGCACTACGCCATGCCGGACACGGACTCGGCCGCCAACTCCGACGCCATGAATGACCACCTGGCCACGGTGCTGCGCCGGGCCGCCCTGCGCCTGCGCGCGGCAGTGGCCGACGGCGCCGACCCCGAGCCGATCCGCGCGGCGGCGATGGAGGACGTCCACCGGATGCTCACCATCCACCTGGGCGTCCCGCCGAAGGAGTTCGTGTGGCAGTACCGGGACAAGGACAAGGCCTTCCACCGCGTCGGGACGCTGACCCCGCGCGAGTTCGCCGATCGCTACGCGCCCGGCCTGGAGGAGTTCGTCGTGGTGGCGCACGACCCGCGCCCCGAGATCCCCCTCAATACCAGGTTCGGCATCGAGCGCACCGACCTCATGGTGGGAGAGCCCGTCCAGGAGCACGTCACCGCCTCCCTGGAGGTCCTCAAGGCGGCGGCGGTCGCGGCCATCCGCGACGGCGAGCCGGTGTGGTTCGCCTGCGACGTGGCCAAGCAGCGGGACAAGAAGGCCGGGATCTGGGACGCCGCCCTGCACGACTACGAGGGCCTGTACGGGGTGGGACTGTCCATGACCAAGGCGGAGCGGCTGGTGTCGCGCGAGTCGGCGCTCACCCACGCCATGTGCCTGACGGGCGTGGATCTGCTCGACGGCGCGCCGCGGCGCTGGCGGGTGGAGAACTCCTGGGGCGAGGAGGTCGGCGAGAAGGGCTTCCACACCATGAACGACTCGTGGTTCGACGAGTACGTCTTCCAGGTGGTGGTGCGCGTCGGCCGCCTGCCCCAAGAGGTGCGGGCGGCGCTGGAAGTCGAGCCGGTCATGCTGCCCAGCTGGGACCCCATGTTCTGA
- a CDS encoding ATP-binding protein yields MIVDRDDLTEALARLELEGGDCLEIEAKTFSEYSHAALGPTLSAFANLPGGGTILLGVSEKPVSVVGVEHPRDLKQALVSQARQGFSSEIAVDVYDFDLDGRTVVVANVQEAPVNGKPCRWKETGWAYLRQYDGDYRMSLQEEQQLLLRHERPRQDLTPVPGTSAGSLDDGLVRSFLHAVRDGTTVFANRPDAEVLLDLNVLTESGEATLAGLYALGRYPQKNFPGLSITAAITGEEDGVRASNRFMIVGPLPRMLTDAVAWVSRAMRTSIRFGDDGHGRNVHEYPLVAVRELIANALVHRDLSEPALSKGIEIRLLRDRLIISNPGGLWGLSVDQLGTRDGKSAVNEYLYNICTFATDGEERRVIEGLGSGIREVRRALRDADMEPVRFQDTGVRFTALLPRGALLSPRPDTTSTVPDEVAALSRNAAAVWLCLEDGARTRQQIVEAAHLTGRQAAYALNKLKEAGLIVVRGGRGDRATSYARA; encoded by the coding sequence ATGATTGTGGATCGTGACGATCTCACCGAGGCGCTCGCCCGCCTGGAACTCGAGGGCGGCGACTGCCTCGAGATCGAGGCGAAGACCTTCTCCGAGTACTCCCACGCCGCCCTCGGCCCGACCCTGTCCGCCTTCGCGAACCTTCCCGGGGGCGGCACCATCCTGCTGGGCGTGAGCGAGAAACCCGTGTCCGTCGTCGGCGTCGAGCACCCCCGCGATCTCAAGCAGGCGCTCGTTTCGCAGGCGCGGCAGGGCTTCTCCAGCGAGATCGCCGTTGACGTCTACGACTTCGACCTCGACGGGAGGACCGTTGTGGTCGCCAATGTCCAGGAGGCTCCCGTCAATGGCAAGCCGTGCCGATGGAAGGAGACGGGATGGGCCTACCTGCGCCAGTACGACGGCGACTACCGCATGTCGCTCCAGGAGGAGCAGCAGCTGCTTCTGAGGCACGAGCGCCCCCGCCAGGACTTGACCCCCGTGCCCGGCACCTCCGCGGGCAGCCTCGATGACGGCCTCGTGCGCTCCTTCCTCCACGCCGTGCGCGACGGCACAACCGTCTTCGCGAACCGACCCGATGCCGAAGTGCTCCTCGACCTCAATGTCCTCACCGAGAGCGGCGAGGCGACCCTGGCGGGCCTGTACGCACTGGGCCGCTACCCGCAGAAGAATTTCCCCGGGCTGTCCATCACCGCCGCGATCACGGGCGAGGAGGATGGGGTGCGCGCCTCGAACCGGTTCATGATCGTCGGTCCCCTGCCGCGGATGCTCACCGACGCCGTCGCCTGGGTCTCCCGCGCCATGCGCACGAGCATCCGCTTCGGCGACGACGGTCACGGCCGCAACGTCCACGAGTACCCGCTCGTCGCCGTCCGCGAACTCATCGCCAACGCACTCGTCCACCGGGACCTGTCCGAGCCGGCGCTTTCGAAGGGGATCGAGATCCGCCTGCTGCGGGACCGGCTTATCATCTCCAACCCCGGGGGTCTGTGGGGATTGAGCGTGGATCAACTCGGCACGCGCGACGGCAAGTCGGCCGTCAACGAGTACCTGTACAACATCTGCACCTTTGCGACGGACGGCGAGGAGCGCCGGGTCATCGAGGGCCTGGGCTCCGGGATCCGGGAAGTGCGACGGGCCCTGCGCGACGCGGATATGGAACCCGTCCGATTCCAGGACACGGGCGTGCGCTTCACGGCGCTCCTGCCGCGCGGCGCCCTGCTCTCCCCCCGTCCCGATACGACCTCGACGGTGCCCGACGAGGTCGCGGCCCTGTCGAGGAACGCCGCCGCCGTCTGGCTGTGCCTGGAGGACGGGGCCCGGACGCGGCAGCAGATCGTCGAGGCCGCGCACTTGACCGGGCGCCAGGCGGCGTATGCGCTCAATAAGCTCAAAGAGGCGGGGCTCATCGTCGTGCGCGGCGGCCGCGGCGATAGGGCCACCTCCTACGCGCGCGCCTGA
- a CDS encoding siderophore-interacting protein codes for MLRVPEYRLMVTRVTTADPYTDITVVCPPLLGEAARPLPPTVWVRMWIPEGLREHQRAYTLTGVDRRTASAHILVFHHEPNGPASRWALTTVPGDKVSVQIMGGTRYRTPEPGQSMLLVGDPASAPAMVEAVDAADATCRIVVVLQSDDDSPPLPDREHQLIRVPPEDPAALADAVRDALGRARPDWAWVALESAATKSIRRLVESAGVPRRAIQAQAYWIRGRAMGT; via the coding sequence ATGCTCCGAGTGCCGGAGTACCGCCTGATGGTCACTCGTGTGACGACGGCCGATCCGTACACGGACATCACCGTCGTCTGCCCGCCGCTCCTCGGCGAGGCGGCCCGGCCGCTGCCGCCGACCGTCTGGGTGCGCATGTGGATCCCGGAGGGGCTGCGCGAACACCAGCGCGCCTACACCCTCACCGGCGTCGACCGGCGGACGGCGAGCGCCCACATCCTCGTCTTCCACCACGAGCCGAACGGGCCGGCCTCGCGCTGGGCGCTGACCACCGTGCCCGGGGACAAGGTGTCCGTCCAGATCATGGGCGGCACCCGCTACCGCACGCCCGAACCCGGCCAGAGCATGCTCCTGGTCGGCGACCCGGCCTCGGCGCCCGCCATGGTCGAGGCGGTCGACGCCGCCGACGCGACCTGCCGCATCGTCGTCGTCCTCCAGTCCGACGACGACTCCCCGCCCCTGCCCGACCGCGAGCATCAGCTGATCCGCGTCCCGCCGGAGGACCCCGCCGCCCTGGCCGACGCCGTCCGGGACGCCCTGGGGCGGGCGCGACCCGACTGGGCGTGGGTGGCGCTGGAGAGCGCGGCCACCAAGTCCATCAGGAGGCTCGTCGAGAGCGCGGGCGTCCCCCGCCGGGCGATCCAGGCCCAGGCCTACTGGATACGCGGACGCGCCATGGGCACCTGA
- a CDS encoding phage holin family protein has product MDLFARTIGNAAGLWLAVKLLSGMSVPGAPTTLAMIANLLVVGLVLALVNSIIKPVARFIAFPLYLITFGLFALVVNGAMLLLTSNVTDALTGVGEELGLTLGLHVATFGTAVVGSLLVSLISAVVVGLIGPGKND; this is encoded by the coding sequence ATGGACCTCTTCGCACGCACGATCGGGAACGCGGCCGGCCTGTGGCTGGCCGTGAAACTGCTGTCGGGGATGAGCGTGCCGGGCGCGCCGACGACCCTCGCGATGATCGCCAACCTGCTCGTCGTCGGGCTCGTCCTGGCGCTGGTCAACTCGATCATCAAGCCGGTGGCGCGCTTCATCGCCTTCCCCCTGTACCTCATCACCTTCGGCCTGTTCGCGCTCGTGGTCAACGGGGCGATGCTGCTGCTGACCAGCAACGTGACCGACGCCCTCACCGGCGTGGGCGAGGAGCTGGGGCTGACGCTGGGGCTGCACGTGGCGACCTTTGGGACGGCGGTCGTCGGCTCGCTCCTGGTCTCGCTGATCTCGGCGGTCGTGGTCGGCCTGATCGGCCCCGGCAAGAACGATTGA
- the purB gene encoding adenylosuccinate lyase: MPRTDLSALPIALSPLDGRYRAVVAPLIDHLSEAALNRARLRVEVEWLIHLTDGGVLPGAPRLSESERAHLRGLVNAFGAEDIAELADIEAVTHHDVKAVEYLLKRRLDAVPASVASAGPGPSVLPALHEIVHIFCTSEDINNLAYALTIRSAVEGVWLPAARGLVEDLTALAREQARTPMLSRTHGQPATPTTLGKEMAVLAHRLARQARRVEGAQYLGKINGATGTYGAHVVAVPGADWEAVARSFVEGLGLTWNPLTTQIESHDWQAELYSDVARFNRIAHNLATDVWTYISLGYFRQRLSAQGSTGSSTMPHKVNPIRFENGEANLEISCALLETLAATLVTSRLQRDLTDSTTQRNVGVALGHSLLAIDNIRRGLAGLDVDRARLEADLDAAWEVLGEPVQQAMRAAAVAGARGMADPYERLKELTRGKRVTPEAMREFISGLGMPDDVEARLLALTPAAYTGLAAHLVSHLDEE; the protein is encoded by the coding sequence ATGCCCCGCACCGACCTGTCAGCCCTCCCCATCGCCTTGAGCCCCCTGGACGGCCGCTACCGCGCCGTCGTCGCCCCCCTGATCGACCACCTGTCCGAAGCCGCCCTCAACCGGGCGCGCCTGCGGGTGGAGGTCGAGTGGCTCATCCATCTGACCGACGGCGGCGTCCTGCCCGGCGCCCCCCGCCTGAGCGAGTCCGAGAGGGCCCACCTGCGCGGGCTCGTCAACGCCTTCGGCGCCGAGGACATCGCCGAACTGGCCGATATCGAGGCCGTCACCCACCACGACGTCAAGGCCGTGGAGTACCTGCTCAAGCGGCGGCTCGACGCCGTGCCCGCCTCGGTCGCGTCGGCGGGCCCCGGCCCCTCCGTGCTGCCCGCGCTGCACGAGATCGTCCACATCTTCTGCACCAGCGAGGACATCAACAACCTCGCCTACGCCCTGACCATCCGCTCCGCCGTCGAGGGTGTGTGGCTGCCGGCGGCCCGCGGGCTCGTGGAGGACCTGACCGCCCTCGCCCGCGAGCAGGCGCGCACACCCATGCTCTCGCGCACCCACGGCCAGCCGGCCACGCCCACCACGCTCGGCAAGGAGATGGCGGTGCTCGCCCACCGCCTGGCCCGCCAGGCGCGCCGCGTCGAGGGCGCGCAGTACCTGGGCAAGATCAATGGCGCCACCGGCACCTACGGCGCGCACGTCGTGGCCGTGCCGGGGGCCGACTGGGAGGCGGTCGCCCGCTCCTTCGTGGAGGGTCTGGGGCTGACCTGGAACCCGCTGACCACCCAGATCGAGTCCCACGACTGGCAGGCCGAGCTCTACTCCGACGTCGCCCGCTTCAACCGCATCGCCCACAACCTGGCCACCGACGTGTGGACTTACATCTCGCTGGGCTACTTCCGCCAGCGCCTGAGCGCGCAGGGCTCCACCGGCTCGTCGACCATGCCGCACAAGGTCAACCCGATCCGCTTCGAGAACGGCGAGGCCAACCTGGAGATCTCCTGCGCCCTGCTGGAGACGCTGGCCGCCACGCTGGTCACCTCCCGCCTCCAGCGCGACCTGACCGACTCCACCACGCAGCGCAACGTGGGCGTGGCCCTGGGTCACTCGCTGCTGGCGATTGACAATATCCGCCGCGGCCTGGCCGGGCTCGACGTCGATCGCGCCCGCCTGGAGGCCGACCTCGACGCCGCCTGGGAGGTGCTGGGCGAGCCGGTGCAGCAGGCCATGCGGGCGGCCGCCGTGGCCGGGGCGAGGGGTATGGCCGACCCCTACGAGCGCCTCAAGGAGCTCACCCGCGGCAAGCGGGTGACGCCCGAGGCCATGCGCGAGTTCATCTCCGGCCTGGGCATGCCCGACGACGTCGAGGCCCGCCTGCTCGCCCTGACCCCCGCCGCCTACACGGGCCTGGCCGCCCACCTGGTGTCGCACCTGGATGAGGAGTAG
- a CDS encoding metal-sensitive transcriptional regulator, with protein MAGYTGSKEDHLRRLRRIEGQVRGISRMIEEDTYCIDVLTQISAATSALRAVSLGLLEDHMSHCVLHAAQSSEAEGRAKIREASDAIARLVKS; from the coding sequence GTGGCCGGCTACACGGGCAGCAAGGAGGACCACCTCAGGCGACTGCGCCGCATCGAGGGCCAGGTCCGCGGAATCTCCCGCATGATCGAGGAGGACACCTACTGCATCGATGTGCTCACGCAGATCTCCGCCGCCACCAGCGCGCTGCGGGCCGTGAGCCTCGGCCTGCTGGAGGACCACATGAGCCACTGCGTCCTCCACGCCGCCCAGTCCTCCGAGGCCGAGGGCCGCGCCAAGATCCGCGAGGCCTCCGACGCCATCGCCCGCCTCGTCAAGTCCTGA
- a CDS encoding heavy-metal-associated domain-containing protein gives MADFTADGIDRTTTLRLSGLTCEHCVAHVTEELKALDGVKNVSVVLHKGGQSVATVVSDVLLDDDALRDAVDEAGDYTVDAIERDAA, from the coding sequence ATGGCCGACTTCACCGCCGACGGCATTGACCGCACCACCACCCTCAGGCTCTCCGGCCTGACCTGCGAGCACTGCGTCGCCCACGTCACCGAGGAGCTCAAGGCCCTCGACGGCGTCAAGAACGTGAGCGTTGTCCTCCACAAGGGCGGGCAGTCCGTGGCCACCGTCGTCTCCGACGTCCTCCTCGACGATGACGCCCTCAGGGACGCCGTCGACGAGGCGGGCGACTACACCGTCGACGCCATCGAGCGCGACGCCGCCTGA